In Dietzia sp. ANT_WB102, a genomic segment contains:
- the rplM gene encoding 50S ribosomal protein L13, giving the protein MSTYTPKPGDVTRAWYVIDATDVVLGRLAVQVANILRGKHKPQFAPNADTGDFVIIINADKVAISSNKRDRVVQHRHSGFPGGLKSQTLGKAMDTRPDRVVEKAVKGMLPSNKLGRAVASKLKVYAGSDHPHAAQQPVPYEIKQVAQ; this is encoded by the coding sequence GTGTCCACGTACACCCCCAAGCCCGGGGACGTGACGCGCGCCTGGTACGTCATCGACGCCACTGATGTGGTTCTCGGTCGACTCGCAGTCCAGGTCGCAAACATCCTCCGTGGCAAGCACAAGCCGCAGTTCGCCCCGAACGCCGACACCGGCGACTTCGTCATCATCATCAATGCCGACAAGGTCGCGATCTCGTCCAACAAGCGTGACCGCGTGGTGCAGCACCGCCACTCCGGTTTTCCGGGCGGCCTGAAGTCGCAGACCCTGGGCAAGGCCATGGACACCCGTCCCGACCGCGTCGTCGAGAAGGCCGTCAAGGGCATGCTGCCGAGCAACAAGCTCGGCCGTGCCGTCGCCTCCAAGCTCAAGGTGTACGCGGGTTCTGATCACCCGCACGCCGCCCAGCAGCCCGTGCCCTACGAGATCAAGCAGGTGGCCCAGTGA
- the rpsI gene encoding 30S ribosomal protein S9, which translates to MTDENITPEAEVADDVVADLAAEVAEDYSEADYAGGTDFVADVDAQLGSVVTAGPAQAVGRRKEAVARVRLLPGSGQFTLNGRTLEEYFPNKVHQQLVKSPLVLVEREEQFDIVALLHGGGPSGQAGALRLAIARALIQYSPDDRPELKKAGFLTRDARAVERKKAGLKKARKAPQYSKR; encoded by the coding sequence GTGACCGACGAGAACATCACCCCCGAGGCCGAGGTTGCCGACGACGTGGTGGCGGATCTCGCCGCCGAGGTCGCCGAGGACTACAGCGAGGCCGACTACGCCGGTGGTACCGACTTCGTCGCTGACGTCGACGCCCAGCTCGGGTCTGTCGTCACCGCCGGCCCGGCGCAGGCTGTCGGCCGCCGAAAGGAGGCCGTCGCCCGTGTGCGTCTGCTCCCCGGCTCCGGTCAGTTCACCCTGAACGGACGCACTCTCGAGGAGTACTTCCCGAACAAGGTGCACCAGCAGCTCGTCAAGTCGCCGCTGGTCCTGGTCGAGCGCGAGGAGCAGTTCGACATCGTCGCACTGCTCCACGGTGGTGGGCCCTCGGGCCAGGCCGGCGCGCTGCGCCTGGCCATCGCCCGTGCACTGATCCAGTACTCGCCGGACGACCGCCCGGAGCTCAAGAAGGCGGGCTTCCTCACGCGCGACGCTCGTGCCGTCGAGCGGAAGAAGGCCGGTCTCAAGAAGGCCCGTAAGGCCCCGCAGTACTCGAAGCGCTGA
- the glmM gene encoding phosphoglucosamine mutase, with the protein MTRLFGTDGVRGLANRTLTVDLAVRLGAAAAAVLATETEPSHARTRSRPLAVVGRDPRVSGEMLEAALSAGLASQGVDVLLVGELPTPAVAHLTAQHEAELGAVISASHNAMPDNGIKFFAAGGHKLADDVEDRIESALTAGAITGPTGSAIGRISRATPEDAMAGYVEHLLAATPGRLDGLVVVVDCANGAASVAAPRAYREAGATVIEIHASPDGYNINDNCGSTHLDDVRAAVLKHGADLGLAHDGDADRCLAVDASGEVIDGDQIMAILALAMRDSGELAGNTLVATIMSNLGLKVAMREAGIEITETKVGDRYVLERLREGGYSLGGEQSGHLVLPAHATTGDGVLTGLRIMARMAETGRSLAELAGVMTVLPQILINVPVEDKAAVVASEVVCEAVEGEERRLGSTGRVLLRPSGTEQLVRVMVEAEDGDLAGEVAERLAGVVAAV; encoded by the coding sequence ATGACGCGACTGTTCGGCACCGACGGGGTCCGCGGACTCGCCAACCGGACTCTCACCGTCGACCTTGCCGTGCGCCTGGGGGCCGCCGCTGCGGCGGTCCTGGCGACCGAGACCGAACCGTCGCACGCACGCACCCGGTCCCGGCCACTCGCCGTCGTGGGACGCGACCCCCGGGTCTCGGGGGAGATGCTCGAGGCCGCCCTGTCCGCCGGCCTGGCCAGCCAGGGCGTCGACGTCCTACTCGTGGGCGAACTACCGACCCCGGCCGTCGCCCACCTCACGGCCCAGCACGAGGCCGAGCTGGGCGCCGTGATCTCCGCCTCGCACAACGCCATGCCCGACAATGGCATCAAGTTCTTCGCCGCCGGCGGCCACAAGCTGGCTGACGACGTGGAGGACCGCATCGAGTCCGCACTCACCGCAGGCGCCATCACCGGCCCGACCGGGTCTGCGATCGGCCGTATCTCGCGGGCGACGCCGGAGGACGCCATGGCCGGCTATGTCGAGCACCTGCTTGCCGCCACCCCGGGTCGGCTGGACGGGCTCGTCGTCGTCGTCGACTGTGCCAACGGGGCCGCCAGCGTGGCCGCACCGCGCGCCTACCGCGAGGCCGGCGCCACGGTGATCGAGATCCACGCCAGCCCCGACGGCTACAACATCAACGACAACTGCGGGTCCACCCACCTCGACGACGTCCGGGCCGCGGTGCTCAAGCACGGCGCCGACCTGGGCCTGGCCCACGACGGCGACGCGGACCGGTGCCTGGCCGTCGACGCCTCCGGTGAGGTGATCGATGGTGACCAGATCATGGCGATCCTGGCCCTGGCGATGCGCGACTCAGGGGAGCTCGCCGGCAACACGCTGGTGGCGACCATCATGAGCAACCTGGGACTCAAGGTGGCCATGCGGGAGGCCGGGATCGAGATCACCGAGACCAAGGTCGGTGACCGCTACGTGCTCGAACGGCTGCGCGAGGGCGGGTACAGCCTCGGCGGCGAGCAGTCCGGGCACCTGGTGCTACCGGCCCATGCCACCACCGGCGACGGCGTGCTCACCGGGCTGCGCATCATGGCCCGCATGGCTGAGACGGGCAGGTCTCTCGCGGAGTTGGCGGGGGTCATGACGGTATTGCCCCAGATCCTCATCAACGTGCCGGTCGAGGACAAGGCCGCCGTCGTGGCATCCGAGGTGGTCTGCGAGGCAGTGGAGGGGGAGGAACGACGGCTGGGCTCCACCGGCCGGGTGCTGCTGCGTCCCTCCGGCACCGAGCAACTCGTCCGCGTGATGGTCGAGGCCGAGGACGGGGACCTGGCCGGCGAGGTCGCAGAGCGTCTGGCGGGCGTGGTCGCCGCCGTCTGA
- a CDS encoding dienelactone hydrolase family protein produces the protein MAKKTKELHARVDRRGPYAVDRGDLGFTGTPGVVFVPRGAPSPAPLVGWAHDWTRGPEHYVDTLKHLASWGFVVVAPATDRGLRPNHQHYADNLSAAVEDALQATLGSGAVRADPHRIALAGHGLGAGVAALLASQRTDIDAVAMIFPTETVPSAADRAITVDAAGLLLSAAGGVHAEDTRALHLAWRGELVHRRLEKAIETGLVERNALIERIGLADPDRRTHRTVRPLLAGYLLATLAGDDTYAPFADPEAKFKDAIAVTDEMLEEPGDDPLTTTPPLLKLVKSITGG, from the coding sequence GTGGCCAAGAAGACCAAGGAACTGCACGCCCGGGTGGACCGACGGGGTCCCTATGCCGTCGACAGAGGCGACCTCGGATTCACCGGGACGCCGGGGGTCGTGTTCGTTCCCCGCGGCGCGCCGTCACCGGCTCCGCTCGTGGGCTGGGCCCACGACTGGACCAGAGGGCCCGAACACTACGTCGACACCCTCAAGCATCTCGCGTCGTGGGGTTTCGTGGTGGTCGCTCCGGCCACGGACCGAGGCCTGCGGCCGAACCATCAGCACTACGCGGACAATCTGTCGGCGGCGGTGGAGGATGCCCTCCAGGCAACCCTGGGCAGTGGAGCCGTCCGGGCGGATCCGCACCGGATCGCCCTGGCCGGTCACGGTCTCGGCGCGGGAGTGGCCGCCCTGCTGGCCTCGCAGCGCACCGACATCGACGCGGTGGCCATGATCTTCCCCACCGAGACCGTCCCCTCGGCCGCCGATCGGGCGATCACCGTGGACGCCGCCGGGCTATTGCTGTCGGCCGCGGGCGGGGTCCACGCCGAGGACACCCGGGCGTTGCACCTCGCGTGGCGCGGGGAGCTGGTGCATCGGCGCCTGGAGAAGGCAATCGAGACAGGCCTGGTCGAACGCAACGCACTGATCGAACGGATCGGTCTGGCGGACCCGGACCGCCGCACGCACCGGACGGTGCGGCCACTGTTGGCGGGCTATCTGCTGGCCACACTGGCCGGCGACGACACGTACGCCCCCTTCGCCGATCCGGAGGCGAAGTTCAAGGACGCCATCGCCGTGACCGATGAAATGTTGGAGGAGCCGGGCGACGATCCGCTGACCACGACCCCGCCCCTGCTCAAGCTCGTCAAGTCCATCACCGGCGGCTGA
- the glmS gene encoding glutamine--fructose-6-phosphate transaminase (isomerizing) gives MCGIVGYVGHRPALPVVVEALRRMEYRGYDSAGVAVLDGGGAARVEKKEGKLANLEAALSAVGEGGFPGTTGIGHTRWATHGRPSDRNAHPHVSGDVAIVHNGIIENFAPLRAELEAAGVELESDTDSEVAAHLLRCEMESGRNGGDFVAACRTVLRRLEGAFTLVFSHAAHPDVLVAARRSTPLVLGVGSGEMFLGSDVAAFIEHTRDAVELGQDTVVVMRADAYEITDFAGEPAEGRPFRIDWDLEAAEKGGYDFFMLKEIAEQPQAVADTLLGHFQDGRIVLDEQRISDQELRDVDKVFIVACGSAYHSGMVAKYAIEHWTRLPCEVEIASEFRYRDPVLDRSTLVVAISQSGETADTLEAVRHAKSQKARVLAVCNTNGSQIPREADAVLYTHAGPEIGVASTKAYLAQITANYLVGLALAQARGTKYPDEVAAEFRQLERMPEDIQKVVDALDPVREIARELADAKSVLFLGRHVGYPTALEGALKLKELAYMHAEGFPAGELKHGPIALIEEGLPVFVVMPPVEGRGVLHSKLVSNIQEIKARGARTIVIAEEGDEVVRPLSDYFIPIPPSTTLLQPLLATIPYQAFAAEVAAARGYDVDKPRNLAKSVTVE, from the coding sequence ATGTGCGGAATCGTCGGATATGTCGGGCATCGCCCCGCCCTCCCTGTAGTCGTCGAAGCCTTGCGGCGGATGGAATACCGTGGCTACGACTCGGCGGGCGTCGCCGTCCTCGACGGAGGAGGAGCCGCCCGGGTGGAGAAGAAGGAGGGCAAGCTCGCCAATCTCGAGGCCGCGCTCTCTGCTGTGGGCGAAGGCGGGTTCCCGGGCACTACCGGCATCGGCCACACCCGCTGGGCCACGCACGGTCGCCCGAGCGACCGTAATGCCCACCCGCACGTCTCGGGTGACGTCGCGATCGTGCACAACGGGATCATCGAGAACTTCGCCCCGCTGCGCGCCGAGCTCGAGGCCGCGGGTGTCGAGCTCGAGTCCGACACGGATTCCGAGGTCGCGGCTCACCTGCTGCGGTGCGAGATGGAGTCCGGTCGCAATGGTGGCGACTTCGTCGCTGCGTGCCGTACCGTTCTGCGCCGTCTTGAAGGCGCGTTCACCCTGGTGTTCAGCCATGCCGCCCACCCGGACGTCCTGGTGGCCGCGCGCCGATCGACGCCGCTCGTACTGGGTGTCGGCTCGGGCGAGATGTTCCTCGGCTCGGACGTGGCGGCGTTCATCGAGCACACCCGTGACGCGGTGGAGCTGGGTCAGGACACCGTCGTGGTCATGCGCGCGGACGCCTACGAGATCACCGACTTCGCCGGTGAGCCCGCCGAGGGCCGCCCGTTCCGCATCGATTGGGATCTCGAGGCTGCGGAGAAGGGCGGCTACGACTTCTTCATGCTCAAGGAGATCGCCGAGCAGCCGCAGGCCGTCGCCGACACCCTCTTGGGCCACTTCCAGGACGGCCGCATCGTTCTCGACGAGCAGCGCATCTCCGACCAGGAGCTGCGAGACGTCGACAAGGTCTTCATCGTGGCCTGCGGCAGTGCCTATCACTCGGGGATGGTCGCCAAGTACGCGATCGAGCACTGGACGCGTCTGCCATGTGAGGTCGAGATCGCCTCGGAGTTCCGCTACCGCGACCCGGTCCTGGACCGTTCCACGCTGGTGGTGGCCATCTCGCAGTCCGGCGAGACCGCGGACACCCTCGAGGCCGTGCGCCACGCCAAGTCCCAGAAGGCGCGCGTCCTGGCGGTGTGCAACACCAATGGTTCGCAGATCCCCCGTGAGGCCGACGCCGTGCTGTACACGCACGCCGGCCCCGAGATCGGTGTCGCCTCGACCAAGGCGTACCTGGCGCAGATCACCGCCAATTACCTGGTCGGACTCGCGCTCGCGCAGGCTCGGGGCACCAAGTACCCCGACGAGGTGGCCGCCGAGTTCCGCCAACTCGAGCGGATGCCCGAGGACATCCAGAAGGTCGTGGACGCGCTCGATCCCGTCCGCGAGATCGCCCGCGAGCTCGCCGACGCCAAGTCGGTACTGTTCCTCGGCCGGCACGTTGGCTACCCGACGGCCCTGGAGGGCGCACTCAAACTCAAGGAGCTCGCGTACATGCACGCCGAGGGTTTCCCGGCGGGCGAGCTCAAGCACGGGCCGATCGCTCTCATCGAGGAGGGGCTCCCGGTCTTCGTCGTGATGCCGCCGGTCGAGGGGCGCGGGGTGCTGCACTCGAAGCTGGTGAGCAACATCCAGGAGATCAAGGCCCGCGGGGCGCGGACCATCGTGATCGCCGAGGAGGGCGACGAGGTGGTCCGACCATTGTCGGACTACTTCATTCCGATCCCGCCCTCGACGACGCTGCTGCAGCCGCTGCTCGCCACCATTCCGTACCAGGCGTTCGCGGCCGAGGTCGCGGCGGCGCGGGGATACGACGTGGACAAGCCGCGCAACCTGGCCAAGTCCGTCACGGTGGAGTGA
- a CDS encoding bifunctional ADP-dependent NAD(P)H-hydrate dehydratase/NAD(P)H-hydrate epimerase: MRCAYPVEVIREAERPLLSATEASGDPDAVMRRAAAGVAYHTAVFLREITGGVYGRSVLLVVGSGDNGGDALYTGAALRRRGCRVEAVLTDPGRAHPRALAALRQAGGRIVPAGEVCASGRRVPDVAVDGVVGLAGTGPLREPAAEVVARLRAAGVPLIAVDLPSGVDADTGTVHEPHVQAALTVTFGVLRRAHLLASPVCGRVEVVDIGLADLPAGPGTITRPGSAEVGRAWPVPGPADDKYTQGVVAVRAGSDRYPGAAVLCASAAVAATSGMVRYVGSGAAAVLAVRPEVVCHPTVAETGTAQAWVVGPGGGTGTDAVADIDAVLAKGRPTVLDADALTCVAAHPVLLRSATAPILLTPHAGEFDRLTGGWDRADRPGALRRFTAGLRDRGIEATVLLKGRVTMVDDGETTFAVDVGSSWAATAGSGDVLSGMVGALLASGAATGGAVAWAAVAAATAHGEAARRAAHRQGAAGAPIGASDLVAAVPRAISALRGPHIAHRPSSLAELPEWAQ; this comes from the coding sequence ATGAGGTGCGCGTACCCGGTGGAGGTGATCCGCGAGGCGGAGCGCCCCCTCCTGTCTGCGACCGAGGCCTCTGGGGACCCGGACGCGGTGATGCGTCGGGCCGCCGCGGGAGTCGCGTACCACACTGCGGTGTTCCTGCGCGAGATCACCGGCGGCGTTTACGGTCGATCGGTGCTGCTCGTCGTGGGCAGCGGAGACAACGGCGGTGACGCCCTGTACACCGGTGCGGCACTACGCAGACGGGGCTGCCGGGTCGAGGCGGTCCTGACCGACCCGGGCCGTGCACACCCGCGGGCGCTGGCCGCGCTCCGCCAGGCGGGTGGCCGGATCGTGCCCGCCGGCGAGGTATGCGCGAGCGGCCGGCGCGTGCCCGACGTCGCGGTCGACGGAGTGGTGGGGTTGGCCGGGACGGGGCCCCTGCGCGAGCCCGCGGCCGAGGTGGTGGCACGGCTACGGGCCGCCGGGGTCCCGCTGATCGCGGTGGACCTGCCCAGTGGCGTCGACGCTGACACCGGCACCGTCCACGAACCCCATGTGCAGGCCGCGCTCACCGTGACCTTCGGGGTGTTGCGTCGCGCCCACCTGCTCGCCTCGCCGGTGTGCGGCCGCGTCGAGGTGGTGGACATCGGCTTGGCCGACCTTCCGGCGGGGCCCGGAACGATAACGCGGCCCGGATCGGCCGAGGTGGGCCGCGCCTGGCCGGTGCCGGGCCCGGCCGACGACAAGTACACGCAGGGTGTGGTGGCCGTGCGCGCCGGATCCGACCGGTACCCCGGGGCGGCCGTGCTGTGCGCGTCTGCCGCCGTGGCTGCGACCTCTGGCATGGTGCGTTACGTGGGGTCGGGGGCGGCGGCAGTGCTCGCGGTTCGGCCGGAGGTGGTGTGTCACCCGACGGTTGCCGAGACCGGCACAGCACAGGCGTGGGTGGTCGGGCCCGGTGGCGGGACGGGGACCGACGCGGTGGCCGACATCGACGCGGTGCTGGCGAAGGGGCGGCCCACCGTGCTCGACGCCGACGCGTTGACCTGCGTCGCCGCGCATCCGGTCCTGTTGCGCAGCGCCACCGCGCCGATACTGCTCACCCCGCACGCCGGCGAATTCGACCGGCTCACCGGTGGGTGGGATCGAGCGGACCGGCCCGGCGCGCTTCGTCGGTTCACGGCGGGGTTGAGGGACCGGGGGATCGAGGCGACGGTGCTGCTCAAGGGGCGGGTCACGATGGTCGACGACGGCGAGACGACGTTCGCCGTGGATGTCGGATCCTCGTGGGCCGCGACGGCCGGTTCCGGAGACGTCCTGTCCGGGATGGTTGGCGCATTGCTCGCGAGTGGCGCGGCGACCGGAGGGGCGGTCGCGTGGGCTGCGGTTGCGGCCGCCACCGCGCACGGTGAGGCCGCGCGGCGGGCGGCGCACCGGCAAGGGGCGGCGGGTGCGCCGATCGGTGCCTCTGACCTGGTGGCCGCAGTTCCGAGGGCGATTTCGGCACTGCGGGGGCCGCACATCGCCCACCGGCCGTCTTCTTTGGCAGAATTGCCCGAATGGGCCCAGTAG
- the alr gene encoding alanine racemase, with protein sequence MGPVVPPAPCRAEIDLDAIEHNSRVLVQAARGARVMAVVKADAYGHGAVPVSLAALRGGAHALGVTTIAEAKQLRSAGIDAEILAWLYSTSDDVRAALESDIDLAVPSPAHLDTVLEAARRSGRRARVTPKIDTGLARSGIALEDWPAVLERLVSATAGGLVEVTGLMAHFAHADDPGNPVIDQQVTLLHECVAQARARGLECPVNHHANSAATLTRPGDGFEMVRPGIALYGLNPVEDLEVDLVPAMTFAAEVLLVRRLSAGQGVSYGHTWHAPHDTTVALIAAGYADGVWRMLSGRMDVTIGGRRYPNVGRVCMDQFVVDLGPEPGTRVRAGDTAVLFGNGADGGPTAAEWARTLGTIHYEVVTAVRGRAGRHHMLRGLHGPSSGPEAVG encoded by the coding sequence ATGGGCCCAGTAGTCCCCCCCGCGCCGTGCCGCGCCGAGATCGATCTGGACGCGATCGAGCACAATAGTCGCGTCCTCGTCCAGGCTGCGCGCGGAGCGCGAGTCATGGCTGTGGTCAAGGCTGACGCCTACGGACACGGGGCCGTTCCCGTGTCGCTGGCCGCCCTGCGCGGCGGTGCGCACGCCCTCGGTGTGACCACCATCGCAGAGGCGAAGCAGCTGAGGTCGGCCGGCATCGACGCCGAAATCCTGGCCTGGCTGTACTCGACCTCTGACGATGTCCGCGCCGCACTGGAATCCGACATCGACCTCGCCGTCCCAAGCCCCGCCCACCTGGACACCGTCCTCGAGGCCGCCCGCCGTTCCGGCCGCCGCGCGAGAGTGACTCCCAAGATCGATACCGGCCTAGCCCGTTCGGGCATCGCGTTGGAAGACTGGCCGGCGGTTCTCGAACGGCTAGTGTCCGCGACCGCGGGAGGGCTCGTTGAGGTCACGGGATTGATGGCGCACTTCGCCCACGCCGATGACCCGGGCAACCCGGTGATCGACCAGCAGGTGACGCTGCTGCACGAGTGCGTGGCGCAGGCACGCGCTCGAGGCCTGGAGTGCCCGGTCAACCACCATGCCAACTCGGCGGCCACACTGACCCGCCCCGGGGACGGCTTCGAGATGGTCCGCCCGGGGATCGCCCTCTACGGGCTCAACCCCGTCGAGGACCTCGAGGTGGACCTGGTGCCGGCCATGACGTTCGCGGCCGAGGTCCTCCTTGTACGACGCCTGTCCGCCGGTCAGGGGGTGAGCTACGGGCACACGTGGCACGCGCCCCACGACACCACTGTCGCCCTGATCGCCGCCGGTTACGCCGACGGGGTGTGGCGGATGCTCTCGGGCAGGATGGACGTGACGATCGGCGGGCGTCGCTACCCGAACGTCGGTCGCGTGTGCATGGACCAGTTCGTCGTCGACCTCGGACCGGAGCCCGGCACGCGGGTACGGGCGGGGGACACGGCGGTGCTGTTCGGGAACGGGGCCGACGGCGGCCCCACGGCCGCGGAATGGGCGCGGACGCTGGGCACCATTCACTACGAGGTGGTCACCGCGGTGCGGGGCCGGGCCGGCCGGCACCACATGCTCCGTGGTTTACACGGTCCCAGCAGCGGCCCGGAGGCCGTGGGATGA
- a CDS encoding alpha/beta fold hydrolase has protein sequence MNEDEDVPGGRGRPRLRLPRRPGRSAAGTPIEVRPPDVVGGEPEDLEAVNDQIRTPGGLRAGLSALGAATLGSVVTLLPGRRANDPWAGEDMWELGVDRGSMVAASDGVPLAVREAGPTDAPMTVVFVHGYTLSMDTWHFQRRHLADRFGSEIRMIFYDQRGHGLSGMSSRRNSTIDQLSRDLDTVISATAPAGPLVVIGHSMGGMTVMGYSARHPETVRERVLGVGLVSTAMAELSEAGLGAVLDNKTVARLAGFAGRSPGMFTNGRRALGAIISPFIYGGSFGDPASMSPTVARFVDKLIASTDVLTIANFFETLTQHDESAAAAVLRDVRTTVLCGDRDLLTPLDRSVDIAEELPDAEFVVVPGAGHMVMLEEPAHVSEVLGDLVADAIIAFRDRDRRRATDRDRAT, from the coding sequence ATGAACGAGGACGAGGACGTCCCCGGTGGTCGCGGTAGGCCCCGACTCCGTCTGCCGAGACGGCCGGGCCGGTCTGCGGCCGGGACACCGATCGAGGTCCGGCCGCCCGATGTCGTCGGGGGCGAGCCTGAGGACCTCGAGGCCGTAAACGACCAGATCCGAACCCCCGGTGGGCTGCGCGCGGGCCTGAGCGCACTCGGCGCGGCGACGCTCGGCTCAGTGGTCACGCTGCTGCCCGGTCGACGCGCCAACGACCCGTGGGCCGGCGAGGACATGTGGGAACTCGGGGTGGACCGTGGGTCAATGGTCGCCGCCTCTGACGGTGTGCCGCTCGCGGTCCGGGAGGCCGGGCCCACCGACGCGCCGATGACCGTCGTCTTCGTCCACGGGTACACCCTGTCGATGGACACCTGGCACTTCCAGCGCAGACACCTCGCGGACCGGTTCGGTTCCGAGATCCGGATGATCTTCTACGACCAGCGCGGCCACGGGCTCAGTGGGATGAGTTCGCGGCGCAATTCCACCATCGACCAGTTGTCCCGGGATCTCGACACGGTCATTTCGGCGACCGCACCCGCAGGTCCGCTCGTGGTGATCGGGCATTCCATGGGCGGGATGACCGTCATGGGGTATTCTGCGCGTCATCCGGAGACGGTGCGGGAGCGCGTCCTGGGGGTCGGATTGGTCTCCACCGCGATGGCGGAGCTCTCCGAGGCAGGTCTCGGCGCAGTGCTCGACAACAAGACGGTGGCGCGCCTGGCCGGGTTCGCGGGTCGCAGCCCCGGGATGTTCACCAACGGCCGGCGGGCGCTCGGAGCGATTATCTCGCCGTTCATCTACGGAGGCTCGTTCGGTGACCCGGCCTCGATGAGTCCGACAGTCGCGCGGTTCGTGGACAAGCTCATCGCCTCGACGGACGTGCTGACCATCGCCAACTTCTTCGAGACCCTGACGCAGCACGACGAGTCGGCCGCCGCGGCGGTCCTGCGGGACGTGCGCACGACGGTCTTGTGCGGCGACCGCGACCTGCTCACACCGCTGGACCGGTCCGTCGACATCGCCGAAGAACTGCCAGACGCCGAGTTCGTGGTCGTCCCGGGCGCCGGCCACATGGTCATGCTCGAGGAGCCCGCCCACGTGTCCGAGGTGCTGGGGGACCTGGTGGCCGACGCGATCATCGCGTTTCGGGACCGGGACCGCCGCCGTGCCACCGACCGGGACAGGGCCACGTGA
- a CDS encoding tRNA (adenosine(37)-N6)-threonylcarbamoyltransferase complex ATPase subunit type 1 TsaE, with protein MTVGVPGERVLPTVEDTRALGAELAGLLRAGDVVILDGPLGAGKTALTTGIAAGLGVRGRVTSPTFVIARRHPPVTPGDPGLVHVDAYRLLGGQDPDGPQPTSGDLADQLESLDLDTALDSDVVVVEWGAGFVDSLVESPLLVTLRRPDGTDVRTATWRRDGSPGPSVGPAVP; from the coding sequence GTGACGGTCGGCGTCCCCGGCGAGCGCGTGCTGCCGACGGTGGAGGACACCCGCGCGCTGGGCGCGGAACTCGCCGGACTGCTCCGAGCCGGCGACGTGGTGATCCTCGACGGACCCCTCGGCGCCGGCAAGACCGCGCTGACCACCGGCATCGCGGCCGGGCTCGGTGTCCGGGGCCGCGTCACGTCGCCGACCTTCGTCATCGCCCGCCGCCACCCCCCGGTGACCCCCGGCGACCCGGGGTTGGTCCACGTCGACGCGTACCGGCTGCTCGGCGGCCAGGACCCGGACGGCCCACAGCCGACCAGCGGTGACCTGGCCGATCAACTGGAGTCCCTCGACCTGGACACCGCACTCGACAGCGACGTGGTGGTGGTCGAGTGGGGCGCGGGGTTCGTGGACTCCCTCGTCGAGTCCCCGCTGCTGGTCACCCTGCGCCGCCCCGACGGCACCGACGTCCGGACGGCCACCTGGCGCCGGGACGGCTCGCCCGGCCCCTCGGTCGGGCCGGCGGTACCCTGA
- the tsaB gene encoding tRNA (adenosine(37)-N6)-threonylcarbamoyltransferase complex dimerization subunit type 1 TsaB has translation MLVLAVDTSTPFVTAGVCRLVPGESAPRVDTIATRVTEDGRAHAELLTPHILECLAEAGLTPGEIDAVAVGTGPGPFTGLRVGMATAAAFADAISRPVYGVCSLDGLAATARAAGATGDLVVVTDARRRESYHARYRADGTRTAGPTVEPAAGIDVDGVAHLAGDPVRLGEVTAVPRHSTPGIVAVSAPDPAGLVVVAAPDLLAGTPPTPLEPLYLRRPDAIPPRHVAPSTALRGARR, from the coding sequence GTGCTCGTCCTCGCCGTAGACACCTCCACCCCCTTCGTCACTGCGGGGGTGTGCAGACTCGTGCCCGGCGAGAGCGCCCCTCGGGTCGACACCATTGCCACCCGGGTCACCGAGGACGGCCGCGCCCACGCGGAACTGCTCACTCCACACATCCTCGAGTGCCTCGCCGAGGCGGGCCTCACGCCGGGCGAAATCGACGCCGTCGCCGTAGGCACGGGGCCGGGGCCGTTCACCGGACTGCGCGTGGGGATGGCCACCGCCGCCGCGTTCGCAGACGCCATCTCCAGGCCGGTCTACGGGGTGTGTTCGCTCGATGGGCTCGCGGCCACCGCGCGCGCCGCCGGGGCGACCGGCGACCTCGTCGTCGTCACCGATGCCCGCCGCCGAGAGTCCTACCACGCCCGCTACCGTGCCGACGGCACGCGCACGGCGGGCCCGACGGTGGAGCCCGCCGCCGGGATCGACGTCGACGGCGTCGCCCACCTGGCCGGCGACCCTGTGCGCCTTGGCGAGGTCACTGCCGTACCCCGGCACAGCACCCCCGGGATTGTCGCCGTGTCCGCCCCCGATCCCGCCGGCCTCGTCGTCGTGGCCGCCCCCGACCTCCTCGCGGGGACACCCCCGACTCCTCTAGAACCGCTCTACCTGCGTCGACCCGACGCCATCCCGCCTCGGCACGTCGCGCCCTCGACCGCGCTGCGGGGGGCTCGACGATGA